In the genome of Nocardioides sp. NBC_00368, the window GGGCAACGACTTCTTCACCGACCCCTCCGGCACCACCACCGTCCCCCTCACCGGGATCAGGGTGCGGTCGAAGGAGCGCTGAGCGCCGGCCGGCCGGCCCGCCGGCGCTGAGCGGCGATGCGGGACGACCGGATAGGTTGATGGGCACCGATCCCCGACGACGAGGAGACCCCCATGCAGTGCCCCATCGACGGTGCCACCCTGGTGATGAGCGAGCGCCAAGGCATCGAGATCGACTACTGCCCGCAGTGCCGTGGTGTGTGGCTGGACCGCGGCGAGATCGACAAGATCGTCGAGCGGTCCGTCGGCGCCCCGCAACCCGGCAGCTACCAGCAGCCCCGCCAGGAGCAGCGCGACGACCGGCGCTATGAGAAGCGGGAGTACGAGCGGCGCGACTACGACGACGACCACCGCTACGACAAGCGCCGCAGCCACCGTGAGTCCTGGTTGGGTGACCTCTTCGGCTGAGCCTGACCCAGCCCGGCCCGCCCGCAGAATCCCTAGACGTCGTTGTCGCGGCGGTTCTCGGGCGGCGCCTCGCTCGGTCCGGACCCCTTCGTGTCCGGGCTTCCGGACTCGGACTCGGGGTAGCCCGCCGTCGAGTCCGCGGGCGCGATCGGAGTGTCGCCCTCGTCCTCGTCGAGGCGCTGGGTCTCGGAGACCTGCCCGGACTCGTCGGTGTATTCGGGGTCGTCGGGCCCCTCTGCTGGTAGCTGCTCGTGGCTCATGTCCGTGCGGTACCCCGTTGCCGGGCGAACCACTCCCGCCGGAGCAGCCCGAACACCCACGAGTCCGAGACGTCGCCGTTCACGACGCAGTCCTCCCTCAGCGTCCCCTCGAGCTTGAACCCGAGCTTCTCCAGCACCCGGGCCGAGGCGGCGTTGCGAGTGTCGGCCTCCGCCTGGACCCGGTTGAGGTCGAGCGCGTCGAAGGCCCAGGTCAGCACGGCACCGGCCGCCTCGGTCGCATAGCCCTGACCCCAGGCCGCCTCGCCGAGGCAGTAGCCGAGCGAGGCGCTGCGGAACTCCGGGTTCCACGAGTTGAAGGTGCACCAGCCGAGGAACACGGAGTCCCGTTCGATGACCACCCGCACGCCGGCCCCCTCCTCCGCCACCTCCTGTGACCTGGCGATGAACCGCCCGGCGCGGGCCGGATCGGTCCACGGCGGTGAGTCCCAGTAACGCAGTACGTGGGCGTCGCTCTGCAACGCGAAGAGGTCATCCGCATCGGCGTCGGTGAACGGCCGCAGCCGCAACCGTGTCGTGACGAGCGTCGGAGTGGGCAGCGGCATGACCCGATGCTGTCAACCCGTGACCGCCCGCCGCATCAGGTTTTTCGAATCACCGATCCCCGACAGCCCACCAGTCGGCGTGCCCGTTGCCCGAGGGCACCAGCCGCCTTCGCCGCGAGGTGCCTCGAGGGTCGCGGTCATCGGCCAGGAGCGCCTGGGGCGCCGAGGTCGGTGACCGCGACGCGCTTGACGACGATGCCCCAGTCCTCGCGCGAGCGGCGGGTGGCGTCATAGGCGACATCCGTCAGGCGCTGGGTGGAGTCGAGGAACTCGTCCTGGTCGACGATTCCGGCGAACTCTCGCAGCGCCTCGCGTACAGCGCGTTCGAGCCGCTGCTGGGTGTTGTCGACGCGGTAGGCGATCGATGGGTCCTCGAACTCGAAGTAGACGTTCAGAACCGCCTCGCAGACGTAGTGATCGCGGCAGACGAGCGGTTCCCGCATCGACAGCACCTGCTCGCGCATGTCGAACCGAGCGACGACCCGGTCCAGCAGCGGCACGATGGCGTTGAGGCCGGGCCTCAGCATCGTCCGGTACCGGCCGCGGCGCTCGATCACGAAGCAGGTCGCCGCAGGGACGATCTTGACGCTCATCAGCAGCCCGACGACCACCACGATGACGAGCAGCACGACCACGAGACCCGGCGACATGCCGGTCAGGCTACCGGCGTACGTCAGCCGACGATGCGATCCGCGCGGGCCGCCTCCTCCTTGGCCTCCTCGACGGCCTTGGCGGCCTCCTCGTGCGCCTCACGCTGGGCCTGCTCGATGGCGTTGCGCGGACCCGGCAGCGGCGGCGTACGTCGCTCGTCGCCGTGGCCGTTGCTGTTGCCGTTGTCCACTGACTTCGAGGCGGTGTCGGCGAAGGCCCCGGTGACCGTACGCATCGCCTCGGTGAGCTCACCCGGGATGACCCAGAACGAGTTGCCGTGCGCCGCCAGTGAGGGCAGCATCTCGAGGTACTTGTAGGCCAGGACCTTGGCGTCGGCGTCGTTGGCGTGGACCGCCTGGAAGACCCGCTCGAGCGCCTTGGCCTCACCGTCGGCCTCGAGCACCCGGGCCTGCTGGTGACCCTCGGCCTCCAGGATCGAGCGCTGCCGGGTGCCCTCGGCCTCCAGGATCAGGGAGGCCCGCTTGCCTTCGGCGTGCAGGATGGCGGCACGCTTGTCCCGCTCGGCGCGCATCTGCTTCTCCATCGCCTCCTTGATCGAGGCCGGCGGGTCGATCGCCTTGATCTCGACCCGGTTGACCCGGATCCCCCACTTCCCGGTGGCGTCGTCGAGCACCTCGCGCAGGCGGGTGTTGATGGTCTCGCGCGAGGTCAGCGTCGTCTCCAGGTCCATCGACCCGATCAGGTTGCGCAGCGTGGTGACGGTGAGCTGGTCGATCGCCTGCAGGTAGTTGGCCACCTCGTAGGCGGCCGCCCGCGGGTCGGTGATCTGGTAGTAGAGCACCGTGTCGATGGCGACCACCAGGTTGTCCTCGGTGATCACCGGCCGCGGGTTGGAGGAGTAGACCGTCTCGCGTACGTCCAGCTTGGTGTTGACCCGGTCCACCAGCGGGATCACGAAGTTGAGCCCCGGCTGCAGCGTGACCCGGTAGCGCCCGAAGCGCTCGATGTTGTAGCGCCGGGCCTGCGGCACGATCCGCACCGTCGAGGCGACTCCCCCGACCACCAGCCCGATCAGGACCAGCACAATCAGCAGAAGTTCCATGTCGTACGTCCTCCTCTAGGGCGACAGCGACAACGGGTCCCGCGGATGCACGAGCGCCGTCGCGCCTTCGATCTCGAGCACATCGACCCGGCATCCGACCGGGATGACCAGGTCCTCGTCGTAGGGCCGGGCGGTCCAGTCCTCGCCGGCGAGCCGCACCAGGCCGTGGTCGAAGCTGACCTCGGCGAGGACGACCGCCTGACGGCCGACCAACGCGTCGGTGCCGTCACGCACCGGGGGCGGCAGCGCCATGTGACGGCGTGCGACGGGCCGTACCAGCAGCACGCTGCCGCCCCCGGCGAGCGCGAAGACGAGCATCTGCACCAGCACCGGCGCCCCCAAGGCCGCGCTCGTGGCGGCAAGCAGCGCCCCGCCGGCGACGAAAGCGAACGCCAGCGTCATCGTGAACGCCTCGGCGACTCCCAACAGCACCGCGACGATGATCCAGAAGATCGACCACATAAGCCCACCAGACTCGGTTCCCGTCCAGCGTACTCCCGCTGTGGCGGTGATCACACCGGGTCAGTGAGAGTTGTTTCGTCCGTTCAGCAGCGGCAGGCCCGCCCAGAGGGAGACGAACAGGACCAGCACGGCGATGGCAGCGACCACCGCGGCGGTGAGCGAGACGACGACGTCGAAGACGAGAAGCACGACCAGCGCCGAGACGATCGCGAAGCCCACGAGTCCGGCCCGCGCGCAGAAGTGCGAGGCCGTCACCAGCCACGGCCGCTGCCGGCGCCGGAACAGCATCCGGTGGAAGGAGACCGGGGCGATGATGAGACTCGTGGTGATGACCGATCCGACCAGCACGATGAGGTAGATCGTCTGCTGGTGGTCGTTCAGGTCCGGGAAGCGTGGCGAGAAGGGCACCGTCAGCAGGAATCCGGTCAGGATCTGCACCCCGGTCTGCAGCACCCGCAGCTCCTGGAGGAGCTCGTTCCAGTTGCGGGTGATCCGCTGCTCCGGTCCTTCGTCCGGACCACCCCCGTCGATCTCACCGCCGTCCCAGCTGCTCGTGCCCATCAGAACACCGGCCGTCCCCCAGTCACCCCGAGGACGGTTCCGGACACGTAGGACGCTTCGGCCGGCGAGGCCAGGAAGACGAACGCCGGGGCGACCTCGGCCGGCTGGCCGGCGCGGCCCAGCGGCGTGTTGGCCCCGAACTTCTCCACCTTCTCCGGCGCCTGCGTCGCGGGCTGCAGCGGCGTCCAGATCGGTCCGGGCGCCACCGCGTTCACCCGCACCCCGTCGGGGCCGAGCTCGGCGGCGAGATTGACGGTGAAGTTGTTGATGGCCGCCTTCGTCGCGGCGTAGTCGAGCAGGCTGGTCGAGGGTTCGTACGCCTGGATGGAGGCGTTGTTGATGACGCAGCCGTTGCTCTTCTTCAGGTGCGGGACGGCGGCGCGGGTCAGCCAGAGCAGCGCGTAGAGGTTGGTCTTGAAGGTCCGGTCGATCCGCTCGTCGTCCATGTCTGTCAGGCCCTTGTCGCGGGCGAACTGGTAGCCGGCGTTGTTGACCAGGATGTCCAGGCCACCGAGCTCCTGCACGGTGCGCTCGACGACCTCGTCGCACGCCTCGCGCTCACGCAGGTCGATCGGGATCGCCAGGACCGTCCGGCCGGCATCCTCGACCAGCTTCGTGGTCGTCTGCGCGTCCGGCTCCTCCTCGGGGAGGTAGGTGAAGGCCACGTCGGCCCCTTCCCGGGCGTACGCGATGGCGACCGCACGGCCGATGCCGGAATCACCTCCGGTGATCAGGGCGACCTTGCCCTCGAGGCGGCCGTGGCCCTGGTAGCTCGACTCGCCGTGGTCGGGCACCGGCTCCATCTCGCCGGTGAGCCCGGGAGGCTCCTGCTGCTGGGCGGGGAACTGGGTGTTGTCATCGCTCATGGCAGGGCCGGTACCCACATCGGACACAATGGAGCCGTGAGCGGGATGGAATCGGTGATCGCAGACGGGGGCCTGGTCCTGAAGCACCGGGCGGACGGCCACCTGGAGCTGCGGGCCAACGGGATCTTCGTGATGGACACCCGGGAGACCTCGACCGAGAAGGCGCTCGCGACGCGGGCGCTCGAGCTGCATGCACAACCGAGGCACGTGCTCATCGGCGGCCTGGGGCTCGGGTTCACCCTCGAGGCGGTGCTGACCGACCCCCGGGTCGAGGCGGTCACGGTCGTCGAGATCGAGCCGCGCCTGGTCGAGTGGATGCGGGCCGGCCGGATCCCCCACGGCCCCGGGCTGCTGGCCGACGGGCGCGTCCACGTCGAGGTCGCCGACGTGGCGGTGGTCCTGCGGGCGAGCCGCCCCGAGGCGTACGACGTCGTGCTGCTGGACGTCGACAACGGCCCCGGCTACCTGGTGCATGACGCCAACGGGGCGCTCTACGAGGCGCCTGCGCTCGCCGATGCGCGGCGGGCCACCGCCCCGGGTGGCACGGTGGTGGTGTGGTCGGCAGCAGAGGCTCCGGCGCTGCTGGAGGTCATGGCGCAGGTCTTCGACGACGCCGAGGCGCTCTCCTATCCCGTCGATCTGCAGGGCCACTCGGAGACGTACTGGCTCTATGTGGGCACTGTCTCGCAAGGGAATGGCACCAACTAGTCAAAGGTTGAACCAGACATGGACGACATGAGCTTCCGCATCGAGCACGACTCCATGGGTGAGGTCCGGGTCCCGAAGGACGCGCTGTGGCGCGCCCAGACCCAGCGGGCCGTGGAGAACTTCCCCATCTCGGGGACTCCGATCGAGCCGGCGCTGATCCATGCGATCGGCCATGTGAAGGCCGCGGCCGCCAAGGCCAACCTCGACCTCGGTGTGCTCGCCGGCGACAAGGCCGAAGCGATCATCGCGGCCGCGGGCGAGGTCTCCGAGGGCAGGCACGACGACGCCTTCCCGATCGACGTCTTCCAGACCGGCTCCGGCACGTCCTCCAACATGAACGCCAACGAGGTGATCGCGTCGCTGGTCGCCAGGGCCGGCGGGGACGTACATCCCAACGACCACGTCAACGCGTCGCAGTCCTCCAACGACACCTTCCCGACGGCGATCCACGTCGCCGCCGCCGTCGCCGTGACCGAGCAGCTGCTGCCCGCGATCGACACCCTCGCCACCTCGCTCGAGACGAAGGCCACCGAGTTCGCCGGCCTGGTGAAGTCGGGACGTACGCACCTGATGGACGCGACGCCGGTCACCCTCGGCCAGGAGTTCGGCGGGTACGCAGCCACGATCCGCTACGCGGCCGAGCGGCTGGAGTCGGTGCTGCCGAGGGTGCGTGAGCTGGCGCTCGGCGGCACCGCGGTCGGGACGGGCATCAACACGCCCGCCGGGTTCCCGCAGGCTGTGATCGCGGACCTCTCCGAACGCACCGGCCAGCCGTTCACCGAGGCTCGCAACCACTTCGAGGCCCAGGGCACCCGCGACTCGCTGGTCGAGCTCTCCGGCGTCCTGAAGACGCTCGCGGTCGGCCTGATCAAGATCAACAACGACCTGCGCTGGATGTCGTCGGGCCCGACCACCGGCCTGGCCGAGATCCACCTCCCCGACCTCCAGCCGGGCTCCTCGATCATGCCCGGCAAGGTCAACCCGGTCGTACCCGAGGCCACCTTGATGGTCGCCTTCCAGGTGATCGGCAACGACGCCGCGGTGACCGCCGCCGGCGCCTCGGGTGCCTTCGAGCTCAACGTCGCGATGCCGGTGATGGCCCGCAACATCCTGGAGTCGATCCGCCTGCTCTCGACCTCGATGACCGTCCTGGCCCAGCGCACCGTCGACGGGATCGTGCCGATCCCCGAGCGCCTCCGCGCCTACGCCGAGTCCTCCCCCTCCATCGTCACGCCGCTCAACAAGTACATCGGCTACGAGGCCGCCGCCAAGGTCGCCAAACAGGCCCTCGCCGAGGGCGCCACGATCAAGGACACCGTCATCAAGCTCGGCTACGTCGCCGACGGCACGATCACCGAGGAAGACCTCGACAAGGCCCTCGACGTGGAGTCCATGACCCACCCCTGATCAAGCACCGCCCGCATCGGTCGGCCACAGCCAGCGCCGAAGCGCCCCTCGTCTGGACGCAGCGGAGCGAGGAGCGCTAGCGACGAGCGCAGCGGAGGAAGGCGAGGGTCAAGCGGAGGTGCTGCGCGAATTGCGAAGCAATCGCAAATGACTCAGTACCAGCCGACGGACTGGGAGTGGCTCCAGGCGCCGCACGGGGAGCCGTAGCGGTCGTTGATGTAGCCGAGGCCCCACTCGATCTGGGTGGCGGGGTTGGTCTCCCAGTCGTCTCCGGCCGAGGCCATCTTGGAGCCCGGGAGGGCCTGCGGGATGCCGTAGGCGCTGGAGGAGGGGTTGGCGGCGGTCGGGTTCCAGCCCGACTCCTTCTCCCACAGCGGCTCGAGGCAGGAGAACTGGTCCATGCCCCAGCCGAAGTCGCCGAGCATCGACTTGGCGATGTCCTTGGGGTTGCGGAGATCGATCTCGATCTCCTCGACGCCGGCGATGGCCCGGACCTCGTTGCCGGCCGACAGCGCGGCCTGCTTGCCCGGGTCGGCGACCTCGCGGCGGTCACCGGCCGAACGCGAAAGGGAGGTCTCGCCGCTACGGGCGGCGGACTCGGCCTCGATCGCGGCGCGCTGGGCGTCGGTCAACTCGGGGACGCCGGCCGCCTCACCCGCGCTGAGCGTCGGGTCGTCGGTGGTGGGCCCGGTGTAGGCCACCCCACCTGCGACGGCGGCGCCGGTCCCGCCGAGGGCGAGAACGGAGAGGAGGAGGGTTGTCTTGGCGGTCGTACGCGCAGCCTTGTGCGGAACGTCGACAAGCGGATTCGCTGGCGCACCGCGATGTCGCGGGGCACGATGAACAGGCTTGGTCACGGGCTCTCATTCGGGGGCTGAGGCATTACAGACCCGCAAACAATGCATGAGCACCGAGCCCGTATCAAACCGGACGCACCGTTTGTAGGTCAGAAATGACCGTCCTGAGCATCACTTTCGTAACATGAGTCACAGGAATCACAACGGCCCCAGACCTCACGGGTCTGGGGCCGTTGACGTGACAATGATTACGGCGATTACGGCGTCACGGGACGACGTTCTCCAGCATCTCGGTGACGAGGGCCGCGATCGGCGACCGCTCGGAGCGGGTGAGGGTCACGTGCGAGAAGAGCGGGTGGCCCTTCAGCTTCTCGATCACCGCGACGACACCGTCGTGGCGTCCCACCCGGAGGTTGTCGCGCTGGGCGACGTCGTGGGTGAGCACGACCTTCGAGTTGGCACCGATCCGGGAGAGCACCGTGAGGAGCACGTTGCGCTCCAGCGACTGCGCCTCGTCGACGATGACGAAGGAGTCGTGGAGCGACCGGCCGCGGATGTGGGTCAGCGGCAGTACCTCCAGCATGCCGCGGTCGATGATCTCGTCGATCACGTCCTGCGTGGTCACCGCGGAGAGGGTGTCGAAGACCGCCTGGCCCCACGGCGACATCTTCTCGTTCTCGGTGCCGGGCAGGTAGCCCAGCTCCTGGCCGCCGACGGCGAACAGCGGACGGAAGATGACCACCTTCTTGTGCTGGTTGCGCTCCATCACCGCCTCGAGACCCGCGCAGAGGGCGAGAGCGGACTTCCCGGTGCCGGCCCGGCCACCGAGGGAGACGATGCCGACCTCAGGGTCGAGCAGCATCTCGAGGGCGATCCGCTGCTCCGCGGAGCGGCCGTGGATCCCGAAGACCTCTCGGTCACCGCGGACGAGGTGGACCTGCTTGTCCGAGCCGACCCTGCCCAGCGCGGTGCCCCGGTCCGACATCAGCACCAGGCCGGTGTGGCAGGGCAGGTCGCGGGCCGCGTCGAGGTCGAGGACCCCGTCGTCGTAGAGCTCGTCGAGGTCAGCGGCGGTGACGTCCAGCTCGGCCATCCCCGAGTAGCCGGGGTCGGAGTCGTTGATCCGCTCGCCGCGGTAGTCCTCGGCCTTGAGCCCGACCGCGGACGCCTTGATCCGCATCGGCAGGTCCTTGGAGACCAGGGTGACGTCGAGCCCGTCGCCCTGGAGATTGCGCGCGACCGCGAGGATCCGGGTGTCGTTGTCCCCGAGCCGGAATCCGCTCGGCAGCGAGGACGGGTCGGTGTGGTTGAGCTCGACACGGATCGTGCCGCCCTCCTCGCCGACCGGGACCGCCGTGTCGAGGCGTCCGTGGGTGACCCGCAGCCCGTCCAGCTGCCGGAGCGCGGAGCGGGCGAAGTAGCCCAGCTCCGGGTGGTGCCGCTTCCCCTCCAGCTCGGTGATCACCACCACCGGGAGCACGACCTGGTGCTCGGCGAAGCGCGTCATGGCCTTCGGGTCCGAGAGCAGGACGCTGGTGTCGAGAACGAACGTCCGCGGGTGCGGTGACTCGCTCTCCGGAGAGGACTCCGACGCCGGTGTCGGAGCGGCCGACGTGTCGGCCTCGGTGACATGCTCGTTCGTGGTTCGGTTGGCCACGCGGATCACCTCTCGCGACCGGCTCATACACCCATGAGTCCGGTCATTTCATCGCTAATCAGATGGACCGGACGGTGGACCGTCAGTCGGGGTGCCGACCGCCTCACACCCGTCGGGATCGATGTGATCCTGACGCAGGTTCGGTTCGTGACTACTCACGTAACGGGCCTCCAGGTGCGACGGGAATTTGTTCCCCGCCGTTGGTACAACGCTACGACGCCGCACCAACGGTCCGTGGCAACACGAACGATTTTTCTTTGTGAACACCTGGTGACACGACCGGTTTGTTCCACCCAGCGGTCAGCGCTGAGCGTCCCCGTCTGGACGCAGCGGAGGAGGAGCGAAGCGACGACGGAGCGGAGGAAGACGAGGGTGAGAGCGAAGCGCTCGCGAACTGCGAAGCAATCGCAAACGATTCAGGTCACCTGCCCAGGCGACGCTCCCGGTGGGCGTAGGCGCGCAGGGCCCGCAGGAAGTCCGTACGCCGGAAGTCGGGCCAGTAGGCCTCGCAGAAGTAGAACTCCGACTTCGCGCTCTGCCAGAGCAGGAACCCGCCCAGGCGCTGCTCCCCCGACGTACGGATCACCAGGTCGGGATCGGGCTGGCCCTTGGTGTAGAGGTGATCGGCGATGTGCTCGACGTCGATGATCTGGGCGAGCTCCTCCAGCGAGGTGCCGCGGCTGGCGTGCTCGTTGAGCAGGGCGCGTACGGCATCGGCGATCTCGCGGCGGCCGCCGTAGCCGACCGCGACGTTGACCAGCATCCCGTCGACGTCGCGCGTCGCCTCCTCGGCGGCCTTGAGCCGGTGGGCCAGCCAGTCGGGCAGCAGATCCAGCGCACCGACCGGGTGCAGCCGCCAGCGGCGGTCGTCGGCCAGCGAGTCGACCGCGTCGGCGATGATCTCGAGCAGCGGCGCGAGCTCCTCCGCCGGCCGGTTGAGGTTGTCGGTGGAGAGCAGCCACAGCGTGACCACCTCGATGCCGATCTCGTCGCACCAGGTCAGCAGCGGCTCGATGTTGGCCGCGCCGGCACGGTGGCCGTGGGCGGTCGACTGGCCGACCTCCTTGGCCCAGCGGCGGTTGCCGTCGAGCATCACCCCGACATGCTTGGGAAGCTTGGAGACGTCGAGCTTGCGCAGCATCCGCGCCTCGTAGGCGGGATACAGAATTCGACGTACGCCGTCCTTCCAGTCTGCCACGGGAGAAGGGTATCGGCGCCGACTCCACATCACCCAGCGGGACGGGATTCACCTGATCTTCAGGGTGGGCGGATACGCTTGCGCCTCATGAGCGAGATGACGGACGCGATGCGCCTCAAGGTCGGCACCATCACCGACTCGGTCTCCTCGACCGTTCACGAGGCCCTCCCGAAGCTCCGCGGCTGGATCCACCTGGCCAGCGCCCCGCTGACGCTCGCGGCCGGGATCGTGCTGATCGTGCTGGCGCCCTCGGGCGCGCCCCGGCTCGGCGCGGCGGTGTTCACGATGGCGGCGCTGCTGCTCTTCACCGTCTCCGCCGTCTACCACCGCGGCAACGCGATGGGCAGGTGGAACGCCCGCGCCCACACCATCCTGAAGCGCTGGGACCACGCCAACATCATGCTGATGATCGCGGGCTCCTACACGCCGTTCTCGCTGCTGCTGCTCGAGGGGACCACCCAGATCGTGCTGCTCTCGGTGGTCTGGACCGGAGCCATCCTGGGCGTCTTCTTCCGGGTGTTCTGGCCCGAGGCCCCGCGCTGGCTGTACGTCCCGAACTACATCGCGCTCGGCTGGGCCGCGATCTTCTTCATCCCGTCCTTCTTCACCGGCGCCGTCGCCCTCGGTGTCGGCATCGGCATCGCCACCTTCACGCTGATCTGCGTCGGCGGCGCGCTCTACACCGCGGGCGGCGTGATCTACGGCTTCAAGCGGCCCAACCCGTGGCCGCAGTGGTTCGGCTTCCACGAGGTCTTCCACACCTTCACGATCCTGGCGTTCATCGTCCACTACACGGGCGTCTCGCTGGCGACGTACTCGCTGCGCTGAGGCTCGACCCGGGCCCGTGCCGCGGCCGCCTGCCGAGCCAGCACCGCGGTGAGGATCCCGGTGATCGCGAAGATCGCACCGAGCACCATCCACCCACCGGTGCCGTGGTCGATCGCCGTGGCGGTCACGACCAGCGGCGCGAGCATGTGGGCGAGCGCGTAGCCCATCTGGCTCACGCCCTGGTAGGCGCCGGCCCTTTCCTGGTCGGCGAGCTCGAAGGCCAGCCCCCAACTGCCCGCCTCGCCACGGGTCTCGGCGGCCGAGGAGGCGATCGCGGCCGCGAGCAGAAGCGCGGTGGCGACCACGGGGCCGGCGTAGGCCGCCGCGGCGAAGAGGCCGCACGCGCCCAGCAGCAGGAAGCCGGCACCCCGCACCGCCCGTCCCGCCGTGGCGATGTCGTGGGTGCCGCGCGAGGCCCGCACCTGGAAGAGCGCGACGTAGACGGTGTTCACCACGAGGAGCACGGAGACCAGGACGGTCGGTGCGTCGGTGTGGTCGGCCACCCACAGCGGCACCCCGATCGAGGTCACCCCGAAGTGGATCGCCATCACCCCGCTGAGCACGGTCACGGTCACATAGGTGCGATCGCGCAGCGGCGAGGGACCCTTGGCCGCCGTGGGTCCGGAGCCGGCATCCATCGTCTCGCCCAGCCCGGCGACCCGGCGCCTGAGCCCGACGAGCGGCACCGCGGCGACCGTCGTGAGCACGCCGACGAGCACCATCGTGGCGCGATAGGCCGCCCCGGTGTCCACGGCCAGCGCCACCGCTGCGAGCAGCGTCCCGACCCCGATCATCACGTTCATCACCACGCGCAGCCGGGCGCGTACGGCCACCCGCTCGGGACCGTCGAACCAGCGCGCGACCAGCGTCGACTGCGCGCTCGACTGGAAGCCACGCGAGGCCGAGACCCAGGTCGCGACCAGCACGAACGCAACCACGTCCCGGGCCAGGGCGTAGGCCAGCAGAGCGATGCCGTAGCTCGTCATCGACACCAGCTGCACCCGGTCGGCACCCCATCGGTCGCTGAGCCGCCCACCTGCGTACGTGGCCACGACGCCGACCGCGCCGGCAACGGTCAGGCCGATACCGACGGTGACCGCCGAGAGCCCGATCGTGCGGGTGAAGTAGAGCGCGCTGACCGCGAAGAACATGCCGCGGGCGAGCGAGAGAGCGGCGACGGCTCCGACGAGCGGACGCTCGACCGGATCGCTGGGAGGTCGGATCATGGCCCAGTTCTCGCACCCGGCGTCCGTGGAACGTTAACGATGTAGCGTATTGCTTCATGATCAGGTACGAGCTGGCCGGTCCCGACCTGAGCGAGGTCAGGTTCGCCATCTCGCCGCTCAACGAGCTGACCCTCTCGCTGCGCGCGCTGCGTGACGCCGGCCGGTTCCCGCTCCACCTGCCCTGGCTCCGCTCCGTCGGCACCGCCGACCTGGACCGCGAGACCCTCCTCGCGCTGACCAACGACAGGCTCTGGACCCCGGACTTCCTCAACCCCCGGCCGCGCACCCCGCTGGCCCGGCTCGAGGACGAGCTCGAGGTGGTCGCGGCGACCCCACCGGAGCGGGTACGCGCCGACCTCGCCGCGGTCCACTTCGACGGCGGCCCGCCCGCGATCCTCGCCGGGCGCCCGCAGGAGGTGCTGCACCGCGTCCTCACCGCTCTCCGCGGCTACTGGGACGCCTGCTTCGAGCCGCACTGGCAGCGGATGCGCGCGGTGCTGGAGGCCGACATCGTCTACCGCGGGCGCACGATCGTCCACTCCGGCATGGCCGCGATGTTCGCCGACATCTCACCCCGGGTCTCCCTGGCCGACGACATCCTCTCGATCCGGCTCACCACCTCGAAGGTCGACTACCGGCGTACGACCGCGGGCGTCGGCCTCACCGTGGTCCCCACCCTGTTCACCCGCAACCCGTCCACGCCGATCTCGCCGGAGGAGCCGCCGGTCATGTTCTACCCGGCGCGCGGCCTCGGCAACCTCTGGACGACCGACCGGCCGCAGGCGCCGGGGGCGCTGCGCGACCTCATCGGCGAGACTCGCTCCGGGCTCCTCACCCTGCTGGAGGCGCCGGCGTCCTCGACCGAGCTGGCCGTACGCCTCGGGGTCACCACCACGGCCGTCAACCAGCACCTCCGTGCGATGCGCGCGGCCGGGCTCCTGACCTCGGCCCGCCATGGCCGCTCGGTCCTCTACCTCCGCTCGGACCTCGGCGATCGTTTCGTCCACGCAGCGACATGAAAGGGGGCGCGCGGCCACCGGCCGCGCGCCCCTTCTCGCTCCCGGGAGCCTCACATGTGCAGAGGCTCGACGACGGTGTCGTCGCCGCCCTTGCCCACCCGCGAGTTGCGGTAGCTGTAGAGGAAGTAGATCGCGAAGCCGATCGCCATCCACACCAGGAACCG includes:
- a CDS encoding class II fumarate hydratase, translated to MDDMSFRIEHDSMGEVRVPKDALWRAQTQRAVENFPISGTPIEPALIHAIGHVKAAAAKANLDLGVLAGDKAEAIIAAAGEVSEGRHDDAFPIDVFQTGSGTSSNMNANEVIASLVARAGGDVHPNDHVNASQSSNDTFPTAIHVAAAVAVTEQLLPAIDTLATSLETKATEFAGLVKSGRTHLMDATPVTLGQEFGGYAATIRYAAERLESVLPRVRELALGGTAVGTGINTPAGFPQAVIADLSERTGQPFTEARNHFEAQGTRDSLVELSGVLKTLAVGLIKINNDLRWMSSGPTTGLAEIHLPDLQPGSSIMPGKVNPVVPEATLMVAFQVIGNDAAVTAAGASGAFELNVAMPVMARNILESIRLLSTSMTVLAQRTVDGIVPIPERLRAYAESSPSIVTPLNKYIGYEAAAKVAKQALAEGATIKDTVIKLGYVADGTITEEDLDKALDVESMTHP
- a CDS encoding lytic transglycosylase domain-containing protein, which produces MTKPVHRAPRHRGAPANPLVDVPHKAARTTAKTTLLLSVLALGGTGAAVAGGVAYTGPTTDDPTLSAGEAAGVPELTDAQRAAIEAESAARSGETSLSRSAGDRREVADPGKQAALSAGNEVRAIAGVEEIEIDLRNPKDIAKSMLGDFGWGMDQFSCLEPLWEKESGWNPTAANPSSSAYGIPQALPGSKMASAGDDWETNPATQIEWGLGYINDRYGSPCGAWSHSQSVGWY
- a CDS encoding PhoH family protein; its protein translation is MANRTTNEHVTEADTSAAPTPASESSPESESPHPRTFVLDTSVLLSDPKAMTRFAEHQVVLPVVVITELEGKRHHPELGYFARSALRQLDGLRVTHGRLDTAVPVGEEGGTIRVELNHTDPSSLPSGFRLGDNDTRILAVARNLQGDGLDVTLVSKDLPMRIKASAVGLKAEDYRGERINDSDPGYSGMAELDVTAADLDELYDDGVLDLDAARDLPCHTGLVLMSDRGTALGRVGSDKQVHLVRGDREVFGIHGRSAEQRIALEMLLDPEVGIVSLGGRAGTGKSALALCAGLEAVMERNQHKKVVIFRPLFAVGGQELGYLPGTENEKMSPWGQAVFDTLSAVTTQDVIDEIIDRGMLEVLPLTHIRGRSLHDSFVIVDEAQSLERNVLLTVLSRIGANSKVVLTHDVAQRDNLRVGRHDGVVAVIEKLKGHPLFSHVTLTRSERSPIAALVTEMLENVVP
- a CDS encoding isoprenyl transferase yields the protein MADWKDGVRRILYPAYEARMLRKLDVSKLPKHVGVMLDGNRRWAKEVGQSTAHGHRAGAANIEPLLTWCDEIGIEVVTLWLLSTDNLNRPAEELAPLLEIIADAVDSLADDRRWRLHPVGALDLLPDWLAHRLKAAEEATRDVDGMLVNVAVGYGGRREIADAVRALLNEHASRGTSLEELAQIIDVEHIADHLYTKGQPDPDLVIRTSGEQRLGGFLLWQSAKSEFYFCEAYWPDFRRTDFLRALRAYAHRERRLGR
- the trhA gene encoding PAQR family membrane homeostasis protein TrhA, producing the protein MSEMTDAMRLKVGTITDSVSSTVHEALPKLRGWIHLASAPLTLAAGIVLIVLAPSGAPRLGAAVFTMAALLLFTVSAVYHRGNAMGRWNARAHTILKRWDHANIMLMIAGSYTPFSLLLLEGTTQIVLLSVVWTGAILGVFFRVFWPEAPRWLYVPNYIALGWAAIFFIPSFFTGAVALGVGIGIATFTLICVGGALYTAGGVIYGFKRPNPWPQWFGFHEVFHTFTILAFIVHYTGVSLATYSLR